tgTGGAATGTTTTAGCCAATGGTTTAGactcatgtaaaaataaatattttatttaaataccaaAGATATTTAGTCCTTACTTGCTTGGTGCGCACAATAGGCCAGCATCCACAATGTATTAGGGTGTGTACAATgaattttgtgtaaaaacacaTTTAGGGGTCCATGGGGTTAAGTTCCCCTGGAACTGGGCCTAATTTAGAGCTGGGAGGAGAATTGTTTCCCTTTCTAGGTTAAAGTGTTCCCTGGCAGTTCCAGATTTGGCCAtgaggtgtcagtatctctttagtaTTGATAAGGGAGAGGCACCATATGTTCTTCCACTTTTAACAGGAAGTAGATGTTTCTAGGCCTCTGTAAAGGAAAGACCTTAGTGAAGACAAGGATACAGGGACTTCATGAATGAGGTGTTTAGTGGCAGGTGTACCACACTAGGAGTGTGAGTTAGTTGAGGTTGAGCTATAAAAAGCAGCCATGAGCTCCAAAGTATGAGTGGCGTATTGGAGGTATATCTGTCAGGCGATATTGCCATAGTATAGAGATCCTAGCGGATAAGGAATCAGGGTAAATAATCCCATGGAGGTAATCTAAGCCACTATGGTGTGTTTCAGAGgtgaagtgtagtgatgggcgaatttggggcgtttcggttcgccgaaaaatttgcgaattaccaatgaaatttgtgaaacggcaaaaaattcgcgaaatggtgccggcgtctcgtttttgatgcaaattcacgcctggcagataaattcgtccatcactagttaagTGAGATTCCTGCTAACTTTGGTCTCTGTCTGTATTACGCTCTCCATTTTATGTTGCCTGTACCACTTGCCTGTGTTGTGTGCatgttaaataaaccctttttgttTTGTGTGCAAGAAACTCTGGcaccctctgtccctctgtctttatttttttgcatagcaGCAACAGAGGTATAGTTGCACAATGCCCTCACCTTCTACTTAGTGAATGCCATCTGGGTGAGAGAGTCCAGTGTGACCCATGTTCTACTGGCAAAcaaataaccttgcatttatcaaggTAATTTATGAATAGGATAGAACAGACACCTTCACAAAATGTCTAGAAAACATTCCAATTGTTACCACCATTTGCATTTTGTGCTTCAGTCAgctctctatatatatgtaaaataagtaTGTTTCAGGACAATATAAATCAGTTTAATTTTGTGTAAAGTAATATTGCATCCACACTGCAACCCCAAGATCTAATTTTCATCTCACAAAGACTTTTTGATATGGTTTATCATGCAGACACTGTGTTGAAGcctaaaataaaatctttaactgaataagcttttctcatcaaatGTCAAATGAAAAccatatccccaaaatgaatacttgagcaacagattataataaattaagtggcatatgaaggaatcttatcaaactggtatatatatttaagcaaatcttgcccttttacatctcttgccttgagccaccatttcttgatggtctgtgtgctgcctcagagatcacctgaccagaaatactgcagctctaactgtaacaggaagaagtggggaAGAATAAGACACAACTTGgtctgctaattggctcatgtgacctaacatgtttggtttgtttgtgtgcaccgtgaattgtatgatcccagggggctgccatttttaaaatgccagtATTTTATTTACGATtatccaatgacacatactactaaaaatgtgtattaatatgaaaatgatttatttaaatgaagcaggaatttacatataagctgttttatgcaatatatttttatagagacctacattgttcgggggatATGGGTTTTCTTTAATTTATTATCTCTTAAATCCCTTCTAAAAGATTTCCATTATAGACATCAAGCTTACAGGTTGtgagaaatattaaatattaatagtgTCACCATATTAACAAAAGCATTTATCATATCCCATGTTtctatttcatgttttataaCATTGTAACACACCCATGAGTGCACTTTACTAGTGTGAATTATAGTGTGTGTGACCAGGACTATTCCTGCATGTAGTGTGACTCTGACTAGTACTTGGGCGGGAAACTCCCagcagcaggtccggactgagaatgaaaataggccctggcatttcagggacacagaggcccaatcagcccacatagaggcccaaacagcccccacaagcCCACtatatactgactttctatgggaccttatagcagcccctctggcatttgccagaacccacagattgccagtccgggcctgcccagcAGTTCCCGGCACCTTGTAGACTATTGTTTGCATCAAAGGATCCAAATCACAAGAGGGTTCTTTGCAGCAATAACTGGTTTATTATCAGTAGAACAGTTCAATAACTAAAATGAAGCTTTACTCCTTTAAGGCACATTCAAAAACATTATTGATAAATCCCTttattattgataaatgtgcctcttagtatCTGAATCCCGTTATATTGTTTGGATATTCTGGTGTGTGACTCTTTGGCTTAACTTCTTGTTTCCATCCATGTTTATTAGATTCTATTGTCCTGCACCTTTATTATGATTGCTCCTACTGTAGTCTTTACAGTCAGTTCTGGGAGGATCCCACAGCTCATCAAATCCATGAGGTTCAGTGAGGAATCGCAGAGGATGGACCTGTCCTCCataattatttatacagtttaaGCCCCAATAATTAATGAATGCcccacaaaacattattttaagagCTTTAAGTAAGTAATTCAAAATACAGTTGTGTTATGGAAATTATATTTTGCAACTACAAAATATACACAAGTGGCAACAGGCAAGGTGTATCACAGACATGTCATTTTAAATTAGCatttaatatacatttgttaaataCTATTTTTGCAGCAGACTGGACCTGTCTATTTCTGAGACTGTACACCAATGGGTTTAACATTGGAACAAAACCCAAGTACATCAGGGAAAGCAACTTGTCTACTTCTTGAGAGTTTTGTGAGTCCGGTTTCATGTACAAGCTGATGCATGTACCACCATACAGTAATACAACTGTGAGATGTGAAGAACAGCTGGAGAACGTCTTCAACCTTGCTGCTGAGGTTCTCATCTTCAAGATGGTATATATGATGTATACGTATGATGTTAGGATCAACCCAAATGGAAAAATCCCTACTAATGGTGCTTCAACTGTTAATAATGTCTGTATGTGTGTTGTGTCACTGCAGGAAAGCTGTACTAGGGATACAATTTCACAAAAGATATGATTGATATCAAGTAGCTTGCAGTATGACAGTTGAGATATAAGCAAAGAATAGCACATTGCATTGGTGGCACAGAACATCCAAGATGTTGTCACCAGCAGGATGCAGATCCCGGGTTTCATAATGAGGTGATAACGCAGAGGGAAACAAATAGCCACATATCGGTCATAAGCCATGATGGCCAACAGGATAAAATCACCATCAGTGCAAGTTATAAAGAGAAATAGCTGTGTTATACACACAGGAAAAGAAGTGCTGGTTCCCGTTGTAAATGTGATGGCCATCAGCTTGGGAAGGAAGGCAGAGACAGAGATAATATCCTGGACTGCCAGGTTGCAGAGGAAGAAATACATGGGGGTGTGCAGCTGGGATACCAGACACACAAGTACAATAATCATCATGTTTCCCAGCACAGTCAATAGGTACATTAGTAACAgcccaataaaaataatatgatgATGTTCTTCAGAGTTGGAAAATGCGAGGAGATGGAAGTCTCTTGGTACTGTAGAATTTACAACATAATCCATGGCTCTGCATTTACTGAGAAGGAAAACAACATTTACATGAACCTTTTTAAACTCAAAAGTCTAAGTCTTGCCTTAGTTTTCATCTTTGTCATAGACTACTCAAAACTAATtcctgactggttgctattgaTATTTGCACTTATCACTTGCACTTGCAGTTTATGAATGATGTTCTCAAATCAACTTTGTCATGTAAAATACAGATGCTGATCACTGATGGTACATACAACATGTGATACCCGGTCATTGCAAGTCAGGCATGACTTTTGTGTGGGCACTAGACAACCAGATTAGAGAGTTTATGCTCTGAAGTGTCTTCTATTTAGATTTTGGCCCTCACTAATAATGTCAAGGGCTGGATCTTGCCCtcttatatattttaaagagcacattcatttttactttttaatagatTGCCTtagtctatggggcccatttcctaacaattgaatttagttttttcaacaaatctctaaaaattagtttttcctattttttttagaaaaagctttaaaaatttaagatttattaagagtaaaaaccatgaaaaccataaatacaaaatgttgctAGGTAAAAGTTGaaaaggtcctatagaagtcaataggagctgcgctTAACacattggaccattttaaatcaatttagacttttagaggttttcagatcttgccctcttatatattttaaagagcacattcatttttactttttaatagatTGCCTtagtctatggggcccatttactaaaaattgaatttagttttttcaacaaatctctaaaaattaatttttcctattttttttaaaaaaaagcttttaaaaatgtaagatttattaagagtaaaaaccatgaaaaccataaatacaaaatgttgctAGGTAAAAGTTGaaaaggtcctatagaagtcaataggagctgcgctTATCacattggaccattttaaatcaatttagacttttagaggttttcagatcttgccctcttatatattttaaagagcacattcatttttactttttaatagatTGCCTtagtctatggggcccatttactaaaaattgaatttagttttttcaacaaatctctaaaaattaat
Above is a genomic segment from Xenopus laevis strain J_2021 chromosome 3L, Xenopus_laevis_v10.1, whole genome shotgun sequence containing:
- the LOC121401276 gene encoding olfactory receptor 1-like; this translates as MDYVVNSTVPRDFHLLAFSNSEEHHHIIFIGLLLMYLLTVLGNMMIIVLVCLVSQLHTPMYFFLCNLAVQDIISVSAFLPKLMAITFTTGTSTSFPVCITQLFLFITCTDGDFILLAIMAYDRYVAICFPLRYHLIMKPGICILLVTTSWMFCATNAMCYSLLISQLSYCKLLDINHIFCEIVSLVQLSCSDTTHIQTLLTVEAPLVGIFPFGLILTSYVYIIYTILKMRTSAARLKTFSSCSSHLTVVLLYGGTCISLYMKPDSQNSQEVDKLLSLMYLGFVPMLNPLVYSLRNRQVQSAAKIVFNKCILNANLK